TAATTTAGTTTACACTCAATCTTCGCATATTGGGTTTATTCGCGGAGAATACAGCTGGCCAGATCAAAAGCACTTATTATTTGAAGAAGAGTTATGTATAGCGTCTAAACATCCCATTCAACTTGACAAGCTTCCCCATTTACCGAGGATTGACTACCGAACAGATCAGCTGTACAAACAGTTAGTGGAAAATTGGTGGACAGAACACTATTCCGAGCCACCATACATTGCGATGTCTGTTGACCAAGGAGATACATGCAAGGAGATGGTGTTAAACGGATTAGGTTATGCCATTATGCCCTCCCTCTTTCTGCGTGACATAGAGAATATTCATAAAATTCATCTAAAAGATAAAGAAGGAAAAAAGATAACTCAAAAGACGTGGATGTTTTATTATAATGAATCAACAGAGTTAAATGTTGTCAGCGCATTTGTAGATTTTATAAAGGAATTAGATGTCTATCACCTTTAATCCCCTAAAAAAATAATAAAAGGGACAAGCTAAAGATTAGTCGTTCCAACGTTGTTGAATACAACTCTCTTTCTGTACTAGTCTGTCCCTTTTTTAATATCTTTCGTTTTCACCCTTTCTTTTACTTTGAAAGAAAATGATCTAGATATTTTATAACTTCTTCCCGATCCCCAGAAACCTTCTCTTCTCTTTTTATATCTAACGCTAATTTATCTAATGCTTTATCAAGAACTTCTCGTTCCATTGCTTGAGGCACTACTACGACCCCATCACCATCACCAATAATAAGATCGCCAGGAGAAATGGTAACCCCTCCACAAGAAATAGGCACATTTAATTCACCATTCCCTGCTTTTCCACTCGCCGCTACTGTTGTTCCTTTACAAAAAACTGGAAAGTCTAGTCTTTTAATTCCTTCAAGATCACGGATAACTCCATCGACAACAATTCCTTTAATTCCTAATGTTTTGGCCATGCCTACTATAAAGTCGCCGGCAATTGCCCGATATGTATCCCCTTTTGCAGCAACAACTAATATATCTCCTGGTCTAGCTTCTCTAATCGCTCGCAAAAAAATGAGATTGTCGCCTACAGGCATTTTAACGGTAAAAGCTCTTCCCATAACTTTATACTTATCTTGTAATGGCTTGATCGATGAATCTAAATTATTAAGACCTTCCATAGCATCAGAAACACAGGTAGTTGAAACCTCTTGAAATTTATTCTCTATACTCATCTGTTATCTCTCCTCTTTCCTCAATAAATGCGTTATCTTTGTGAAAACCAAATGTTCTATCAAATATCTTTTTTCTAGCTACATTTCTTTATATTCGGGTTAAGAGATGTTGAATTTATTTTAACTTAGAATTGTATAGCATAAAAATCGAAACAATTCATACCTATATATGAATTTTAGGAATGCTAGTTTACTCTTAATGTTGGATACAAATGCTATAATGACAGCTGTCAAACGTGAAAATACCCTTAACTAAACCATCGAGTAAATAAAGTAATTAAAGTTTGAATATGAACAAGGATCCTCCATATTTTGGCCCCCTTCATTAAACGATTATAAGTCTGCACTTGTTAGATCACCGGGTTGAAGATGACATTTAAATAAGTATTTTGATTTTAAGTGAGGAAAGTCAGCTTTATTTAAAGGAGACAAATGGGAAAATGACGTTTAAAAAATTCTCATGTAAGAATTGAAAATTAATATAAGGGCAACATAATGATTATTAATTGAACACAGGCTTAGACAAAAAAGATATCGAGGATTATTCCGAATAAATAAAGAGTTGAAAATTTCCTTGTTCTAATCTGTGATTTTCTAAAAGGAATTGAGGTGTTGAGATGTGGACACTCCTAATTGCGATTTTTCCCCAATGAAACAGCAATTGGCAGAAGGAATACAGCAAATTTCGACTGAACTTCAACATAGTATAAGTGTACTAGACAATGAAAGCTATTGTCTTTTAGGGAAACTAGAGGGTATTAAAGAAAAGTTTATTAATATTGAATCTGTCGCTGCTTCTTTTTATTTAAACTGCTATTTAGCAGCTTTTACAGACAAATATGCGGAGCTGTCTCTTTGTGTTCAGCGACTGTCCGACCGGCGTCATGGTGCATTAATCGTCGTAGAACGTCGTGATGTCCTTGATTCTTTCATCCAAAAAGGAACCGATATAGGAGCCAATTTAACTCCTGCATTGTTAGAAGCTATCTTTTACCCTGGGAACCCTCTCCATGATGGTGCTGTATTGATCCGCTCTAACCAAATCATTTCAGCGGCGAATGTTCTTCCTCTTACAGCTACCGTTATAAGTGGAAAAAAACTAGGTACCCGACATCGTGCTGCACTAGGCTTAACAGAGCGAAGTGATGCGCTTGTCCTTATTGTATCTGAAGAGACAGGAAGAGTTTCCTTTGCGCTT
This sequence is a window from Priestia filamentosa. Protein-coding genes within it:
- a CDS encoding LysR family transcriptional regulator, which produces MDNRDWLILHTLFHEKNITKTGKILYIAQPTLTKRLKQIETELGVKIVDRGIKGVQFTPQGEYIAKRAEEVLHIFREIKEDIDNFNHSVSGTLRLGVSNFISKYKLPILLKLFKEQYPDVEFQVDTGYSKDIFNLVYTQSSHIGFIRGEYSWPDQKHLLFEEELCIASKHPIQLDKLPHLPRIDYRTDQLYKQLVENWWTEHYSEPPYIAMSVDQGDTCKEMVLNGLGYAIMPSLFLRDIENIHKIHLKDKEGKKITQKTWMFYYNESTELNVVSAFVDFIKELDVYHL
- a CDS encoding RraA family protein encodes the protein MSIENKFQEVSTTCVSDAMEGLNNLDSSIKPLQDKYKVMGRAFTVKMPVGDNLIFLRAIREARPGDILVVAAKGDTYRAIAGDFIVGMAKTLGIKGIVVDGVIRDLEGIKRLDFPVFCKGTTVAASGKAGNGELNVPISCGGVTISPGDLIIGDGDGVVVVPQAMEREVLDKALDKLALDIKREEKVSGDREEVIKYLDHFLSK
- the cdaS gene encoding sporulation-specific diadenylate cyclase CdaS, which encodes MDTPNCDFSPMKQQLAEGIQQISTELQHSISVLDNESYCLLGKLEGIKEKFINIESVAASFYLNCYLAAFTDKYAELSLCVQRLSDRRHGALIVVERRDVLDSFIQKGTDIGANLTPALLEAIFYPGNPLHDGAVLIRSNQIISAANVLPLTATVISGKKLGTRHRAALGLTERSDALVLIVSEETGRVSFALNGKLYPIITTASL